One window of Oreochromis niloticus isolate F11D_XX linkage group LG23, O_niloticus_UMD_NMBU, whole genome shotgun sequence genomic DNA carries:
- the LOC112843718 gene encoding uncharacterized protein LOC112843718, whose amino-acid sequence MYECTCSHVTINKECCLFSNNHTGERMEVTPFNSGSDLGSIWQGANRSFCFQGKYSLPPVLLHNRPRCTLGLGRASAPMARRAPVCISPSGNDISSSRESASAFPLSDSSGPLVAHKVVVCRDNQPASSESLAASSPQGSPLSGGRRSVSSAPRSVAPSCLPAERLNSIAKGLPPSVIATIQSARASSTRGLYAYKWRAFKQWCQDRHTLPFQCSIVDVLTFLQELLDKGLSFSTIKVYLAAISACHIGFDGVTPGAHPLAIRFLKGVRRLRPVLKSSVPAWDLSLVLEALCSPPFEPIESVDMKFLSYKTALLLALALAKRVGDLHALSVHPACTQFSPDATRSYCVQMLPIFPRPCLHLIAQWSLSC is encoded by the exons ATGTATGAATGTACATGTTCCCATGTTACAATCAATAAAGAGTGTTGTTTATTCTCAAACAATCACA CTGGTGAGAGAATGGAGGTTACACCCTTTAATAGTGGCTCAGATTTGGGATCTATTTGGCAAGGCGCAAATAGATCTTTTTGCTTCCAGGGTAAATACTCACTGCCCCCTGTTCTTCTCCATAATCGACCACGATGCACCCTTGGGCTTGGACGCGCTAGCGCACCAATGGCCAGACGTGCTCCTGTATGCATTTCTCCCAGTGGAAATGATATCTCCAGTTCTAGAGAGAGTGCGTCGGCATTCCCTCTCTCTGATTCTAGTGGCCCCTTGGTGGCCCACAAGGTCGTGGTATGCAGAGATAATCAGCCTGCTAGCAGCGAGTCCTTGGCAGCTTCCTCTCCGCAGGGATCTCCTCTCTCAGGCGGGAGGAGAAGTGTTTCATCTGCGCCCAGATCTGTGGCGCCTTCATGCTTACCTGCTGAGAGGCTAAACTCGATTGCTAAGGGTTTGCCACCTAGTGTGATAGCGACAATTCAGAGCGCTAGGGCCTCATCTACTAGAGGCTTGTACGCTTACAAATGGCGAGCCTTCAAGCAATGGTGCCAGGACCGCCACACTCTCCCATTTCAGTGCTCTATTGTGGATGTTTTGACAttcctgcaggagctgctggataAGGGCCTTTCATTTTCGACAATTAAggtttatttagcagctataTCTGCTTGTCATATTGGCTTTGACGGGGTGACACCAGGTGCACATCCCCTCGCCATACGTTTTCTGAAAGGGGTTCGCCGGCTGAGACCCGTGCTTAAGTCCAGTGTCCCTGCTTGGGACTTGTCTTTGGTGCTGGAGGCCCTTTGTAGCCCCCCGTTTGAACCCATCGAGTCTGTGGATATGAAATTTCTTTCATATAAGACTGCATTACTTCTCGCTTTGGCTTTGGCAAAGCGAGTGGGTGACCTTCATGCGCTGTCCGTGCATCCCGCCTGCACACAGTTTTCTCCTGATGCCACAAGGTCGTATTGTGTCCAAATGCTGCCTATTTTCCCAAGACCATGCCTGCATCTTATAGCTCAATGGAGTTTGAGTTGCTGA